The genomic region TGAGAGTCTTGTCTACGCTCTGCCCTCTCAGAGTGGGGTCGGAGTAAATCAGGTCGGAAGCCAGCACGGAAATGTCCGAACCGCCGGTCTGCTTGAGGATTTGTGAGAAAATCAGTTCGAAGTCCGTACTCGTGGTCTTGCCTTTGGTTTTGGCGACGTTGAAGATATTCTGCGCTTTTGTAAACTGCGACTGACTCAGCCCCAGCGGATTGACCTCCGTATTGACAACGAATAATTCGGTTTTGTCGGGAGTTACGGCTTCAAACCCGTTGATGACCTGATTCAGCGTCCGTTTGAAGTCGCCGCTCGAACCGGGGGCATCGTAGGGAAACATGCTCCCGCTGGCTTCGAGGTACAGTTTCAGCTCCAGCGACTGGCCCGCCGAGCCTTCCAGCTCAATGACGGGAGGCTTGCCGGTTTCGTTCCGAATGTCGCGGTAGGCTTTGCTCCGCTTCAGGTACGCCAGCAGAGCCGCGTCGCCGCCCTCCGAAAGGCTGGCCGTCGCTTTTTCGTCGGCCAGCTTATCGCCGTTGTCGGTGATGAACTGACGGAGTTCCGCCGCCTCTCTGGCATCAAGTTTCTGATCGGAAAAGCCACTTTCAATTTTGGTATCCAGTTCATCTTTCGGCCCGCTGCAACTGGTCAGCAGGGCGGTTACAGACAGAGTTAAGGCAATTATTCGATTCATTGTGTCTCGCAGACCTCCGGTCTGCCGGGTTGATTCTTTGTTAAACGGACCAGACGTCCGGATTACCTTCGTCGGTAGGGCAGCAGATACGCCGCCACAAACAGGGCCGCCAGCAGGTACAGGTACGTTTCGGAAGCCGTATCGCCTTCAAACCCGTCGCAGCTTTGCATCCAGAAGGCCATCCCGGTACAGAGCACAATGGGCCAGTACAGCAGCCGAACCAGCCAGCGCCGCGTGCCGCTTCCGAAGAGGTACGACGCCAGGGCCAGCATCACGGCCGTCAGGATGCCCCAGAACGACTCCAGCAGGGCGGGCGTCCGGCCTCCCCGGGGCGAGGGTTCGTTGCCCGACAGGGCCAGCGCGATCAGCGCCGCGAGCGCAATCAGCGAGCCCGGCCAGTTCAGCCACCCACCCCGCTGCGCCGGCACTTCCGAAGCCGCGTACGGCTCATACCGCTCCGGCACGACCTCCGCCCTGACCGGAAGCACCTCGTCGGCGGGTACCACCGGGGGATTTGTCAGCGTCACGGGCACAACCGGCGGGCGGCCTTCTTCACTAACGTCTACCTGTATGGTCAGATTATCCGCAACCACCGCGTTTTCCGGCAAATCTTCGCGCCGGAAGTACCGCACCCTGCCCGCTTCGTCGCGCAGCAGGCCGCAGCGGGTCAGTTCATCGTAGTGAATTATCGTTCCCTGCATCCGTTCTGCCGGCTGGTGAAAGCGGGTAAAAGTAGCGAATGGTCAAATAAATCGCTATAAATTGATGATGACCTGAGGATACGACTTATTAATGGTCGCCGGGTCGTACCTTTGTGCACGATTTAATCCCCTGCGCGTATGTCCGTTCGCCCGAAAAAACACCTTGGTCAGCATTTTCTGAAAGATTTGAGCATTGCCCAGCGTATCGCCGGGCTGCTGTCGGGGCATGGCGGCTACCCGAACGTGCTCGAAATCGGCCCCGGCATGGGCGTTCTGACGCAATACCTGCTGCCCGACGGGCGCTTTACGACGCACGTCATTGAAATCGACGCGGAGTCGGTCGTGTACCTGAACGACCATTTTCCGATGCTTCGCGGGCGGATTATTGAAGGCGATTTTCTCAGAAAAAACCTGGCGACGCTGTTTGAAGGGCCGGTGGCCGTGATCGGCAATTTTCCCTATAACATTTCGTCGCAGATTTTCTTTAAAGTGCTGGAGCATCGCCAGCAGGTGCCGGAAGTGGTGTGCATGCTGCAGAAAGAAGTTGCCCAGCGCATCGCTTCGCCGCCGGGCAACAAAGATTACGGCATTCTGAGCGTGCTGCTGCAGGCGTTTTACGACATCAAATACGAATTCACGGTCGATGCGGGCGTGTTCCAGCCGCCGCCGAAAGTGCAGTCGGGCGTTATCAGCCTGCGGCGCAACGGCGTGGAAAAGCTCGACTGCGACGAAAAGAAATTTTTCCAGGTCGTCAAACAGGGGTTCAACAACCGCCGAAAAACCCTCCGCAACGCGCTGAAGCCGCTGGGCCTGCCCGAAGCCATGCAGACCCATCCGCTGCTGGACAAACGGGCCGAGCAGCTGGGCGTGAAGGAGTTTGTGGAATTGACACAATGTATCCACGGGCTTTAGCCCGTGAGGTGAAGCCCGGGAATACGAAAACCTGCTGTCCATGTAGAATCACGGGCTGAAGCCCGTGGATACTTATGACTTTCGAGCTAACCAAAGAATTTTTAGAGCGTATTCAGTCCTCCATCGACGTGCGGGATGCTGCCACCCTGCGGGCGGAGATGGAAGAGTTATACCCCGCCGACATTTCCCGCATTCTGTACGAACTGGATAATGAGTCGGCTCGGTACGTGCTGGGTCTGCTCGACCGCGACATCGGGGCCGAAATTCTGGCCAACCTCGACCCGTCGGACCGCGTTGGCTTTCTGAAAGGCTTTACGTCGGAGGAGTTGGCGCCGTTTATCGAGAACATGGACTCCGACGATGCCGTGGACATACTCAACGAGCAGTCCATCCGGACCCGCGAAGAGGTGATTGCGCTGCTCAAGGACCGCGAACAGGCCCGTTTTATCCTTGATCTGCTCCATTACGACGAAGACGTAGCAGGCGGCCTGATGCAGAAGGAACTCATCAAGATCAACGTCAACCTGACGGTCAACCAGTGCATTGAGGAAATCCGGCAACAGGCAGAAAACGTCGAGAATGTGTACTCGGTCTACGTCGTGGACGACATGGGCAAGCTGCTGGGACGCGTTTCGCTGAAAAAAATTGTGCTCTCGCGGAAGACGGCCAAAATCGCCGACATCTACGAGGACGATATTCATTTTGTGGAAACCTACCGCCCGGCGGCCGAAGTCGCCGAGATCATGCAGCGGTATGACCTGGAAGCCGTGCCGGTCGTCAACGTGCAGGGGCGGCTGCTGGGCCGCATCACCATCGACGATATTCTGGACGTCATTACCGAACAGGCCGAAGAAGACATTCAGGTCATTTCGGGTCTGACGGGCGAAGTGGAAGAAGACGACAACGTCTGGCAGCGGGCCCGGGTGCAGCTGCCGTGGCTCATTGCCGGGGCCTTCGGGAGTCTGCTCGCCGCCACCGTTATCAACGGGTTTCAAAGCGAGCTGGGTAAGATTGCGGCCCTGGCGGCGTTCATACCCATCATTGGCTCGACGGGCGGCAACGTCGGGATTCAGACGTCTTCGCTCATTCTGCAAAGCCTCGCCGACACCTCCGGCCTGACCGCTTCGCTCGGCCAGCGGTTGCTCCGGACCCTGCTGGTCGCGCTCATCAACGGCCTGACGGTGGGCCTCATCGCCGGGCTGTATACGTTCCTGATCGGCGAACCGCGGCTGTTTCTGGTGGTGGCAACTTCGCTGCTGGCCGTGGTGCTGCTGGCCTCATTTATGGGCACCATCACCCCGTTGCTGCTCAACCGGATCGGCATCAACCCCGCCGTGGCGTCGGGGCCGTTCATCACAACGGCCAACGACCTGATCGGCATTGGCGTCTATTTTCTGATTGCCGATTTTCTGTTGTCGGAACTGTGATTTAGCTATTACAAAGGTGAATACATTGGCACGAGGCGGGTTGATTTTCTGGTTTCCAGTATTATGAACTTCTCCACGACAAAATCATTTAATCATAAAAATCAGCTTAATCGCAGTTCAGACAGATGATCGCCGTAATTCAGCGCGTTACCCGTGCTTCCGTCACCATCGAAGGAACCCTCAAAGGCCAGATCCAGACCGGGTTCCTGGTCCTGCTGGGCATCACCCATACCGACACCCGCGAAGACCTCGAATGGCTGAGCAAGAAGATTGTCGGGATGCGCGTTTTCAACGATGCCGAAGGGAAAATGAACCTTGATCTGGCGGCCGTCGGAGGCGATATTCTGCTGATCAGTCAGTTTACGCTGCACGCCAGTACCAAAAAAGGCAACCGCCCCGGCTTTACCGAAGCCGCCCGCCCCGAAACGGCCATTCCGCTGTATGAGCAGATGATCGCCCAGCTCACCGCCGACCTCGGCAAACCCATCCAAACGGGCGAATTCGGCGCGGATATGAAGGTGGAACTGCTCAACGACGGCCCGGTGACGATTGTGATGGATACGAAGAATCGAATTTAACTCCGTTTTCTGTCTTCCGTTTTCTGTTTTACGTCATTTCGCCTGCGTAAAGCCCAATATCATGCCGCACACCTGAGAACTGACAACGGAAAACGGAAAACAGAAAACCATTACCTTATGCCTAACAACGTTCTTGGCCAAACGCTTACCTGCTGCTGCACCAATCCCCTGACGGGATACTTTCGGGACGGGTACTGCCGCACGGACGAATCGGACTCGGGTCGCCATGTCATCTGCGCCATCATGACCCGGTCGTTTCTGCAATTTACCCTTAGCCGGGGCAACGACCTCGTTACGCCCCGGCCGGAGTTCCGCTTTCCGGGCCTGAAACCCGGCGACCGCTGGTGTCTCTGCGCCCTGCGCTGGCGGGAGGCGTTCGAAGCCGGGGTTGCGCCGCCGGTCCTGCTTTCCTGTACGCATGAACGTGCCCTCCAATACGTTACGTTAGAAATGCTGGGGGCGATGGCTTTTGAAGAATGAAACCGTTCTGAACCGCGCGGCGGACCGTCGGCATTTTACCGCTTAGGCGTTATTCTGTGATTATTCGATCAGGACGGAGCATCATCATCAATCCCTTAATCCGTGTAATCCCGGTCCAAGATGAAGTCCGTTCTCCTTCTCTCCTTCCTCCTGCTTTCGGCTACCCTGAAAGCCCAGACCTATGCCGAGCGCCTCGGCTTTCCGAAAGGCAAAAAAGTGGTTATCCTGCACGTCGACGATGCCGGCATGAGCTACGAAGCCAATCAGGGCACGCTTAAATCCATGCAAAACGGCATTGCCACCTCCACCAGCGTCATGATGCCCTGCGCCTGGGTGCCGCAGTTTATGGAACAGGTGCAGAAAAATCCGTCTCTCGATGTGGGCGTTCACCTGACCATGACTTCGGAATGGAATCCTTACCGCTGGTTTCCGCTCGTGGGCAAAGACAAGGCACCGGGCCTGTACGACGAGCAGGGTGGTTTCTGGCACTCGGTAGCCCAGGTGGTGGAGCACGCTAAACCGGACGAAGTGGAGGCCGAAATGCGGGCGCAGATTGCCCGTTACCGGCAGTTTGGCGTTCAGCCCACGCACCTGGATTCGCATATGGGCACGCTGTTTGAGATGCCGTTTCTGCCGCGCTACGTGAAAGTCGGCATAGAAGAAAAGATTCCGATTCTGTTTCCCGGCGGCCACGCCACGCTCATCAGCAGCATCAACCGCGTCCCGGAAGCCCTGCGGCCCATGCTCAAACAGATTGGTGAGCAGTTATGGAATGCCGGACTGCCCGTGCTCGACGACCTCGACGGCACCAGCTACAGCTGGAAAATGCCCGCCGGAACGCCCGTGACAGACGAAAGCCTTCAGAAATTCAAGACCCAGAAATTCATCGAACTGCTGCAATCCTGCAAGCCGGGCATCACCTACATCATCATGCACAGCGCCGACGCCGGGGCGCATTTCGACCAGATCAGCAACTCCGGTCAGACCCGCCGCGGCGACATGCTCGCCATGCTCGACCCCGCCCTCAAAGCCTATATTCAGAAAGAAGGCATCATCCTGACCACCTGGCGCGAGCTGAGCGAGCGGCGGAAGAAAGTACAATGATTGAATGATTGAATTTTGAATGATTGAATTTTGAATGGTTGAATGACTGAATGGCTGAATAGCTCCACCTCAATTCAAAAGCTGCGGAGCCAATCAATCATTCAACCATTCAAAATTCAGCCATTCAATACTGTATCGCCCAGTACGGGTTTCGCTGGGCCTTGATGCTGTCGCGGATGTGGTCGGTGAGGAGTTTTTCGTAGTCGGCGTCCTTGATTTTTTTGCCCTTCAGTTTGGGCAGGGTCAGGTCCTTCTTCACGTCTTTGAATTCGACGTTCAGGGCGGTGATCACGACATCCCCGTCATTGATGTCCAGTTCCATGATCAGGCCGGGCAGGCCGTAATAGCGCTCCGGACCAGCCGGAATCGTCAGGTCGTTGGCAAACCAGGCCGTAATTTTCTGGTTTTTGACCGGATCAAACGTTTCGGCCTTCATGCAGACATACCCGGCTATGTCTTTCAACTGATTCAGGATTTTCCACTTCGGCGTGCGCAGCGAATCCTCGATAATGTAGGTTTTGCCGAGCATTTCATGGATTTCCGTTTTCTTTTCCTGGGCGTAATTCCGCTGAATGAGGTAGTCGGTCTGTCGCCACGACCACTGGCCGTCTTCCGACTGCCCGGATTCGCTCAGGTAGGTGTACACGCTCTGGTTTGGATCGAAGGCCAGCTTCATTTTGGTCTTGCCGCCTTCGTCGCGGCTGCCCCAGGTCATCGTGACGCGGTCTTTCTCTTCCTTGCTCAGGTACGGGAGTCGCTGGATGATTTTAGCCCAGTACTCGACCCGCTGGTAGGTCACCAGCCCCTGGCTTTTATCCTGTCCGTGAGCCGCTGCCCCCAGCAGCAGTCCCACGGCGATCAACCAATGTTTCATCTTGATTTCTGCTTTAAAGTCCGTTTAATCACCAGCCGCTCCGACGCATCTGGGCTTTCACGCCCCGAAGGTTATAGGTAAAGCTCAGCATGAAATAGCGCGAAAGGGTCTGTACGCTTTCCCGCACCGAGAAGTTCTGGGACGCATACTGGTTCACGCCCAGATTCCGCTTAAACACATCGTAGACCGAGAACCGCAGTTCGCCCCGGTTGTCTTTCAGGAAAATCTTGTAGACCGACAGGTTCAGAATGGGGATCCGCTGGTCAAAGCCAAACTGCGGGTTGCTGTTGCGGTAAATCTGGTAGTTGAAGTTGCTGTTGAAATACAGGTCTTTCGGCAATTTCAGGTTTAGCTCGCCGCCGTAACGGTCGTTGTAGAAGTCCTGGTCCTGCGTCTTGTTGATCGAATACCGGACGTTGTTGATGTTCCAGTTGGCGTTGGCGTAGAACGTCAGCCAGTCTACCGGCGTCAGATCGAGCCGGGTGCCAAAGTTGTAGTTGCTGGAGGTCGTCTCGTTTTTCACGGCGTTCACAAACACCGGATTCTCGCCCCAGTTCAGCGATGAGTTCAGGTTGAGGGTCGCCTTGGTCTTCTTGAGCGGAAACCCAAAGTTCAGGTACGTCCCGAAACTCTGACCGCCGGAAATGTTCCCCGGCCGGGTCAGCGTCACCAGCGTTTGCGGATTGATGATCTGGTTGTAAACGAGCTGGTTAACGTTGTAGCCGTAGTTGATATTGGCAAAAAAGTTGATAAAGTTCGCCGGATTGAACATGCTGAATCCGCTCGAAACCCGGTGGGTCAGCTGCGGCAGCAGGTCCGGGTTGCCTTCGCGCAGATAACGGGGGTTGCTGTTGTCGAGAAACGGCTGCAAATCCCGGGAAGACGGCATCCGGACATCAACCGTGTAGTCCATGTACAGCCAGCGGTTGTTTTTCAGGTCGTAATTGAAACCGACATTCGGGACGATGGTCGTGAAGGTACGGCCCACGGTCCGGAAATTGGTCGAACTCTGGTCCGGCGCAAACCGTCCGTCCAGCGTAAACTGCTGCCCGGCCGCCCCTACCGACACGTTCATGCCCTTGTACGTGTAGCGCAGGCCGGTTCCTACCCGGTGGTACAGGTAGTCATTGACATAGTACTGGCTCAGGGTGTCGTTGCGGACCGGAATATCGCTCGCCCGGATATCTTTCACATCCCGGTCTACGCGGTCGTAGCGAATGCTGAAGTTGTAAAACGACTCCCAGAAGACTTTGCTGGAAAGCGGTTCGACGTAGAGCAAACCGGCTTTAAGCTGGCTCTGGCGGCTATCGGTCTCCGTGGTCTGGTTCTGATTCAGCAGGCGTTCGCCGGTATTGACGCCGACAAACTGGCTTTTGGCAAACTGCCCGCCGTCGCCATGCGTATCGTTGAAGCTGTAGCTGAGACTGGCGGCGAAGTTCCGGCCTTTCTTCTTGAATTTATGGCGGAAAATCAGCGTGTTGATAAACGCCAGCGAGTTGAAGTCATTGCGGTTGCTGACGTCGGTGGTGCTCGTCAGGGTGTCGCTCCGCAAAAAATCCTGCCGGCTGCTGTAGCGTTCAATGCCGTCGCCGAAGCGCCCGTTGGCCAGAAAAATGAGCGTGTTGAGCGAATCCAGATTTTTCTCCAGGCGGAACGTCAGGCGGTGATTGCGGTTAAACGAGGACCGCAGGTTATCATCGTTCGTTGTGAATGAACTGTTATCCGGCAGAATTGTCTTGCGTTCGCTTTCGGCATCCAGAATCTGGCGGTTCTGGTTGTAGTAATAATTCCCGCTGACTTTCGTCTTTTTGGTGTCGTAATTGTAGTTGCTGCCGCCCGCCAGGTTGCTGGAGAAGCCTCTTCCGCGGTTCCCGGAAGTAGGAATGGAAAAGCTGTTGTTATCGTCCCCGTCCGAGAAGATAATAAACCGCCCGCCATTGCTGAAGCCAAACTCCGGATCATCCGACCAGTTGAACGACTGGCTGCCGCGAAAATCCTGATAATCATCCCACGAAAGGCCGGTCTGGTTGGTGTTGTTGCCCAGTCCGACGATCGAAAACTGTTCTTTTTTATTGAATCGGTTGTAACTGCCTTTGGCTTCTGCTCTGGGTGCGTTGGCCGACCCTTCTACCTTCGACATGGGTCCCGCCCCGGCCGTCAGTTTCCCGAAACCGCCTTTTTTGAAGCTTTCCTTCAATTCGAGGTTGATGGTTTTTTCTTTTTTGCCATCGTCAATGCCCGTCAGTTTGGCCTGTTCGGTTCGGTCGTTAAACACCTGAACTTTGGTCAGGGCCTCGGCCGGGAGGTTTTTGGTTGCCTGTTTGGGGTCGGTGCCGAAAAACTGTTTGCCGTCGACGGTCACCTTCCGTACATCCTGACCCTGGGCCTTGATGTTGCCGTCCTGATCGACCTGCACGCCGGGGAGCTTCCGCAGCAGTTCCTCGACCGTAGCCCCGGGCGGCACCTTGAACGAACTGACGTTGTATTCGATCGTGTCGCCTTTGATCATCAGCGGAGCCTTAGCGGTCTTGATGACCACTTCAAACAGTTCCTTGGTGATGGGCTTCATTTTCAGCGTTCCCAGATCGAGAACGGCATCCTCGCCTGTAGTCACTTCCTGCTGGAACGGGATGTAGCCGACGAAAGACATTTTGAGGAGGTAGGTCCCTTTTTTGACGTTTTTGAACTCAAACGCGCCCTTGCTGTTGGAGCGTCCGTAGTTGATCAGCGTAGAATCTTTGGGCGTGAGGAGCATGACGGTCGCCTCGGAGAGGGCAGCACCGGCCGAATCGGCAGCGGTCCCCCGGATGGTCACACGGGCGGGGGCCTGCGCCAGAGCCGCCTGCCATCCGACAATGGCAAGCAGCAACAGGAAAAGGTTTCGCATAGGGTTAAGAATGGTAGAACTTTGGCAGTTAGGGATAGAGTATGGATTTTGGAAAGGAATTAACTGTAATAGACACGAATGAACTAAAAAATTAGTTTAAGCGGCGCAAGGCATTTATTGAACGGTAAACGAAAGAGGCTAACTTGCGCCCAATCGTTGCAACGTTCACAAAATTTAACATTTAATGACTTTACAGGAAGCACAGAAAACCGTGGACGACTGGATCAAAACTATCGGCGTTCGCTACTTTAACGAACTGACCAACATGGCGATTCTGACGGAGGAAGTGGGCGAACTGGCCCGAATCATGGCCCGCCGCTACGGCGAACAATCGGAGAAGGAGTCGGATAAAAACCGGGATCTGGGCGACGAAATGGCCGATGTGCTCTGGGTCCTGATCTGCCTGGCCAACCAGACCGGCGTCGACCTGACCGAAGCTTTCCGGAAAAATATGGAAAAGAAAACGCAGCGCGACGCCACGCGGCATAAGGAGAATGAGAAACTGTCTTGAACCGCGCGGCGGACCGTCGGGTTTACGCTGATTTTAATGATTAACTGTGATTTTTATTGAGGCGCAGCTTAATCATGTAAATTATTAAAATCAGCGTAAATCAGAGTTCAGACTACAATCCGTACTTGTCCACCAGGTACATCACCGCGGCCATGCTGGCGGCGCCGAGTTCGAGTTCGCGCTTGCTAACGGCCTCGAAGCGGTCGGCGGCCGTGTGGTGGTAATCAAAATAGCGCTGCGAATCGGGCTTGAAACCGAACAGCACCGTACCAGACTGGGCCAGCGGGCCGATGTCCGCCCCACCGCCGCCGGGACCGATTTCGTGCAGCCCGTAAGGTGCCAGTAACTCTTTCCATTGCAGGACTTTCGCCTTCTGTTCGGGCGTCCCGACCAGTCCGAAGCCGCGGGGCGTGAATCCGCCGTTGTCCGATTCAATAGCGGCAATATGCTTTTCGTTGTTCTTTTTGGCGTAATCGGCGTAACCAATCCCGCCCTTGAGCCCGTTTTCTTCGTTCATGAACATAACGGCACGCAGCGTCCGCTTAGGCTTGTACCCCAGCTGCTTCAGCACCCGCAGCACTTCGATGGACTGGACGCAGCCCGCCCCGTCATCGTGCGCCCCTTCGCCCAGGTCCCAGGAATCCAGATGGCCGCCGACCACGATGATTTCGTCGGGACGCTCGGTGCCCCGGATTTCAGCCACCACGTTATAGGATTTAGCATCGGGCAGCGTTTCGCAGTTCTGTTTGAAATAGAAGGTAAGATTCGGGTTCTGCTTCAGCAGGGCACTCAGTTTGTCGGCTCCGTTGGTACTGATGGCGGCCGCCGGAATCAGGGGAACACCCGGCCCGTACCGCAGGGAACCCGTGTGCGGAAAATCATCGGGGTTGGACGCCATCGACCTGACGATGGTCCCGACGGCCCCGAACTTGGCGGCGAAGGTGGCCCCGCCGGCGCGCTGGTCAACGGCCCCGCCGTACGCTTCGAACGTATTCAGTTTGGTGGGGTCCATCGGGCGGTTGAAAAAGACAATTTTGCCTTTGATCCGCCCAGCGCCCAGTTCGTCGAGTTCCTTCAGGCTTTTCACCTCCACGACCTGCGCCTCGATGCCCTTGGAAGGCGTGGCGACGGAGCCGCCGAGCGCGGCAATGGGTACCGTAATCCGGTCTTTACCAGACTTGATGTACGCCTCTTCCTTTGCGCCGCGGACCCAGTGCGGCACCATCACTTCCTGCAGGAAAACGCGGTCGAAGCCCTGCTTTTCCATCAGGTCTTTCGACCAGTCGACGGCCTTCTGCGCCCCGGCCGAGCCGCTCAGGCGCGGTCCGATCTGTTTGGTCAGCTGACGAAGCCATTCGTAGGATTGTCCCCGGGCGAGGGTTTCGTTGTAAATGTTCCGGATGAAGACGGAATCGGGAGTTTGCGCCGTAACGGTGGTACTAGCCAGCAACGCACTCAGGTACACTATTTTTCTCATACGGTAAAAAAAGCAAATAAAATCAGGTTTTTCGTAGCAAAACACCTTGATTTGATTATTTCCGGCGTTCTTACTACTTCTTAGTAGAACAAAAGCAGAAGTAACCTGACCTCTATGCGTGTATTAACTGCCATCCACGACCCCGTTTTTGTCCCCCGCCTTTACTCCCGGTTCGACCAGTTTTTACTCCGCTTCATCAAGGACGAGCGCGACCTGCCGTTTGTTCACCTTTGCCTTCGGATCACGCTGACCCTGATTCCGCTCAGCATCCTGCTTTATATGCCGTTCGTGACGGGCTGGGTCTGGTGGGCCGTGGCGGGCGTTCATTTCTTTCTGAACAATGTGGCGTTCAAAGGACCGTACGGGCTGATGCTGCACTGTACCTGCCACCGGCCGCTTTTCCGGAAAGAATACGACTTTATGAACAACTACATTCCGTGGGTGCTGGCGCCTTTTTTCGGACAAACGCCGGAGACGTATTTCAGCCACCACATCGGCATGCACCATGCCGAAAACAACCAGGAAGACGACGACAGCAGCACCATGGCGTACCGGCGGGACAGCCTTCGCGGCTTTCTGCGGTATTTTCTGGATTTTCTGCTGACGGGTCTGCACGGTCTGATGAGCTACCTGAACCGCAAAAAACGGCGCAAGCTGGCGACCAAAGCCTTTGTCGGAGAGATCACCTTTTTTACCGTCTGCCTCATCCTGGCCTTTGTCAACTGGCAGGCAACCGTGGCGGTGTTCATCCTGCCGTTCTTTATTTTCCGGTTTGTGACCATGCTCGGCAACTGGACCCAGCACGCGTTTATCGACCCGACGGACCCCGGCAATCCGTACAAAAACAGCATTACGTGCATCAACGTCAAGTACAACCGCAAGTGCTGGAACGACGGTTACCACATCAGCCACCACGAACGCCCGGCCATGCACTGGACCGAGCATCCGGCGTATTTCCAGAAAACGCTGCCCAAATACGTAGCCAACAAAGCGCTGATCTTCGACGGCATCGGTTATCCAACCGTGTTTTTCTGCCTGATGACCAAAAAATACGACGTGCTGGCCAGGCACGTCGTTAATCTGGATGGGACTTTTGCGAACGAGCAGGAGATCGTCCGCCTGTTGCAGCAACGGACGCAACCGGTCCGTCAGGCGCAAAGCCAGCCCGCTTTTGCCTGACGTTATCGTCCAATCTGCTCCGGGGTGGCTCCTTTTTCCACGGCTTTCATGACCCGGAAAAAGTTGCCGCTCCAGATTTTTTCGATGTCTTTTTTGGAATAACCGCGCCGCACAAATTCGACCGTGAAGGCTTCGTACTGGCTCACGTCGAAGCAGTCGGCCAGGGCCCCGCCCCCGTCGAAATCGGCGCCCATGCCCACATGGTCGATGCCGATGACTTTGACGATGTGGTCGATGTGGTCCACGGCATCTTTCACGGTTGCCAGCTGCACCGGGTAGGCTTTGTTCAGTTCCATAAACTCGGCCCGGGCTTTTTTCTGCTCCTCTTCGGGCAAACTGGCCATGCCCATGCGACTTTTAAGGCCGTATTTCTTCATCAGCGCATCCAGGGCCGCCGTCCGTTCGGGGCTGGCCGGGATAGTCTTCACGT from Tellurirhabdus rosea harbors:
- a CDS encoding nucleotide pyrophosphohydrolase — its product is MTLQEAQKTVDDWIKTIGVRYFNELTNMAILTEEVGELARIMARRYGEQSEKESDKNRDLGDEMADVLWVLICLANQTGVDLTEAFRKNMEKKTQRDATRHKENEKLS
- a CDS encoding TonB-dependent receptor family protein, with the protein product MRNLFLLLLAIVGWQAALAQAPARVTIRGTAADSAGAALSEATVMLLTPKDSTLINYGRSNSKGAFEFKNVKKGTYLLKMSFVGYIPFQQEVTTGEDAVLDLGTLKMKPITKELFEVVIKTAKAPLMIKGDTIEYNVSSFKVPPGATVEELLRKLPGVQVDQDGNIKAQGQDVRKVTVDGKQFFGTDPKQATKNLPAEALTKVQVFNDRTEQAKLTGIDDGKKEKTINLELKESFKKGGFGKLTAGAGPMSKVEGSANAPRAEAKGSYNRFNKKEQFSIVGLGNNTNQTGLSWDDYQDFRGSQSFNWSDDPEFGFSNGGRFIIFSDGDDNNSFSIPTSGNRGRGFSSNLAGGSNYNYDTKKTKVSGNYYYNQNRQILDAESERKTILPDNSSFTTNDDNLRSSFNRNHRLTFRLEKNLDSLNTLIFLANGRFGDGIERYSSRQDFLRSDTLTSTTDVSNRNDFNSLAFINTLIFRHKFKKKGRNFAASLSYSFNDTHGDGGQFAKSQFVGVNTGERLLNQNQTTETDSRQSQLKAGLLYVEPLSSKVFWESFYNFSIRYDRVDRDVKDIRASDIPVRNDTLSQYYVNDYLYHRVGTGLRYTYKGMNVSVGAAGQQFTLDGRFAPDQSSTNFRTVGRTFTTIVPNVGFNYDLKNNRWLYMDYTVDVRMPSSRDLQPFLDNSNPRYLREGNPDLLPQLTHRVSSGFSMFNPANFINFFANINYGYNVNQLVYNQIINPQTLVTLTRPGNISGGQSFGTYLNFGFPLKKTKATLNLNSSLNWGENPVFVNAVKNETTSSNYNFGTRLDLTPVDWLTFYANANWNINNVRYSINKTQDQDFYNDRYGGELNLKLPKDLYFNSNFNYQIYRNSNPQFGFDQRIPILNLSVYKIFLKDNRGELRFSVYDVFKRNLGVNQYASQNFSVRESVQTLSRYFMLSFTYNLRGVKAQMRRSGW
- a CDS encoding fatty acid desaturase family protein, whose protein sequence is MRVLTAIHDPVFVPRLYSRFDQFLLRFIKDERDLPFVHLCLRITLTLIPLSILLYMPFVTGWVWWAVAGVHFFLNNVAFKGPYGLMLHCTCHRPLFRKEYDFMNNYIPWVLAPFFGQTPETYFSHHIGMHHAENNQEDDDSSTMAYRRDSLRGFLRYFLDFLLTGLHGLMSYLNRKKRRKLATKAFVGEITFFTVCLILAFVNWQATVAVFILPFFIFRFVTMLGNWTQHAFIDPTDPGNPYKNSITCINVKYNRKCWNDGYHISHHERPAMHWTEHPAYFQKTLPKYVANKALIFDGIGYPTVFFCLMTKKYDVLARHVVNLDGTFANEQEIVRLLQQRTQPVRQAQSQPAFA
- a CDS encoding M28 family peptidase → MRKIVYLSALLASTTVTAQTPDSVFIRNIYNETLARGQSYEWLRQLTKQIGPRLSGSAGAQKAVDWSKDLMEKQGFDRVFLQEVMVPHWVRGAKEEAYIKSGKDRITVPIAALGGSVATPSKGIEAQVVEVKSLKELDELGAGRIKGKIVFFNRPMDPTKLNTFEAYGGAVDQRAGGATFAAKFGAVGTIVRSMASNPDDFPHTGSLRYGPGVPLIPAAAISTNGADKLSALLKQNPNLTFYFKQNCETLPDAKSYNVVAEIRGTERPDEIIVVGGHLDSWDLGEGAHDDGAGCVQSIEVLRVLKQLGYKPKRTLRAVMFMNEENGLKGGIGYADYAKKNNEKHIAAIESDNGGFTPRGFGLVGTPEQKAKVLQWKELLAPYGLHEIGPGGGGADIGPLAQSGTVLFGFKPDSQRYFDYHHTAADRFEAVSKRELELGAASMAAVMYLVDKYGL